The Pseudomonas sp. DG56-2 genome contains a region encoding:
- a CDS encoding AraC family transcriptional regulator: MAGKDTISMQLVREALLQSCAPGAPSQALLNRIGVDAALFAQADARVPAQAYAQLWRLLARRCNDEFFGMDPRGLRSGSLAFLCRTAMAQPTLGAGLDAALTFLSLMLEDLQPALIRQQSLAEIVIVEPREQPRRAFTYFTFWMIVHGVACWLAGRRIPILAIELRCAEPLFCDDYRVMFSENLQFDRPRSRMIIAADCLDLPLKRSEEELQRFLAEAPGNILVKYRDPTSLARRIRQDLRLMDPGQWPDADRLARDLCLSASTLRRRLAEEGQTYQGLKDSVRRELAITWLAEIDLGFAEIAERLGFADSSSFYKAFRKWFGCNPGHYRTVILQGQCGARGE; encoded by the coding sequence ATGGCAGGTAAAGACACCATCTCTATGCAATTGGTGCGCGAAGCGCTGCTGCAAAGTTGCGCGCCCGGCGCGCCAAGCCAGGCCTTGCTCAATCGCATCGGTGTCGATGCAGCTTTGTTCGCGCAGGCAGATGCGCGGGTGCCGGCGCAGGCCTATGCACAGCTCTGGCGATTGTTGGCGCGGCGTTGCAACGATGAATTTTTCGGCATGGACCCACGCGGGTTGCGCAGTGGAAGCCTGGCCTTTCTCTGTCGTACGGCAATGGCTCAGCCTACCCTTGGTGCAGGCCTGGATGCAGCCCTGACCTTCCTTTCATTGATGCTCGAAGACCTGCAGCCTGCTTTGATACGGCAGCAAAGCCTTGCCGAGATCGTCATTGTCGAACCGCGTGAGCAACCGCGTCGGGCCTTTACTTACTTCACCTTCTGGATGATCGTTCACGGTGTCGCCTGCTGGTTGGCCGGGCGGCGCATCCCGATCCTGGCCATTGAACTGCGTTGTGCCGAACCGTTGTTCTGTGACGATTACCGGGTAATGTTCTCGGAGAACCTGCAGTTCGATCGTCCTCGCTCGCGAATGATCATCGCCGCGGACTGCCTTGATCTTCCGCTAAAGCGCAGCGAGGAGGAACTTCAGCGCTTTCTCGCCGAGGCGCCTGGCAATATTTTGGTCAAGTACCGTGACCCAACCAGTTTGGCGCGCCGGATTCGCCAGGATCTTCGCCTGATGGACCCCGGGCAATGGCCTGATGCGGACAGACTGGCGCGTGACCTTTGCCTTTCGGCCTCAACCTTGCGTCGTCGCCTGGCAGAGGAAGGGCAGACTTATCAGGGGCTGAAGGACAGCGTGCGGCGTGAACTGGCCATCACCTGGTTGGCCGAAATTGATCTGGGGTTCGCCGAGATCGCCGAGCGTCTGGGCTTTGCCGACAGCAGCTCGTTCTACAAGGCTTTTCGCAAATGGTTCGGCTGCAACCCCGGGCACTATCGTACGGTAATCCTGCAAGGGCAGTGCGGGGCGAGGGGCGAGTGA
- a CDS encoding LysR substrate-binding domain-containing protein: protein MNLFQLRAFDAVAREGSFTRAAARLFISQPAVTGHIKALEEHYQITLLRRTARRVELTEEGTRLAAITRAMFGLAEEAQAMLEANRQLLTGRLEVAADGPHRVMPMLAQLRARYPGITVNLRLGNAQETLAALLSEHADVAVLTEVEPRKGLYLQSLGESQICALLPAGHPWAVDRHALAISELDRQIMVLREPSSITRRTFDQACVQADVRPRVLLELDSREAVTEAVAAELGIGIVSSVETSHDPRVVARSIVGPGLVNQHMIGCLERRRELRLIQAFLSLAPTI, encoded by the coding sequence ATGAATCTTTTCCAGCTCAGAGCGTTCGATGCAGTTGCCCGGGAGGGTAGTTTTACTCGCGCTGCGGCACGTTTGTTCATCAGCCAACCTGCTGTCACCGGGCACATCAAGGCGCTGGAGGAGCATTATCAGATCACCTTATTGCGTCGCACCGCTCGACGCGTAGAACTGACTGAGGAGGGTACTCGGCTGGCGGCAATCACTCGGGCGATGTTCGGTTTGGCCGAAGAAGCTCAAGCCATGCTTGAGGCCAATCGTCAGTTGCTTACCGGGCGCCTTGAAGTGGCGGCCGATGGGCCGCATCGGGTCATGCCGATGCTTGCCCAGCTACGGGCTCGCTACCCGGGAATAACCGTCAATCTGCGCTTGGGCAATGCCCAGGAGACACTGGCGGCACTGCTCAGTGAGCATGCGGATGTCGCGGTATTGACTGAGGTAGAACCTCGCAAAGGGCTGTATTTACAAAGCTTGGGTGAGTCACAGATCTGTGCCTTGTTGCCAGCAGGTCATCCTTGGGCCGTTGATCGTCACGCCCTTGCGATCAGTGAGCTGGATCGACAAATCATGGTGCTGCGCGAACCCAGCTCGATCACGCGGCGAACGTTCGATCAGGCGTGCGTACAGGCCGATGTCAGGCCGCGCGTACTCCTGGAATTGGACAGCCGCGAGGCAGTGACTGAAGCAGTGGCGGCCGAGCTTGGTATCGGCATTGTGTCGTCGGTGGAGACCAGCCATGACCCACGGGTTGTGGCTCGCTCGATTGTGGGCCCTGGGCTGGTGAATCAACACATGATCGGGTGCCTGGAGCGACGTCGTGAGCTGCGGCTGATTCAGGCATTTCTGAGCTTGGCACCGACGATATGA
- a CDS encoding 2-aminoethylphosphonate--pyruvate transaminase: MSNAPILLTPGPLTTSSRTRQAMMVDWGSWDQEFNQLTASLCEQLLAIVNGADSHHCVPLQGSGTFAVEAAIGTLVPRDGKVLVLINGAYGQRLAKICKVIGRAYSTFETAEDEPTTAADVDRLLAADPAITHVALIHCETSTGILNPLPEIAQVIARHGKRLIIDAMSSFGALPIDAAQVPFDALIAASGKCLEGVPGMGFVFANKASLAAAAGNSPSLAMDLQDQHAYMAKTGQWRFTPPTHVVAALHEALLQYNEEGGLPARHQRYASNCKVLLDGMAAIGLRSFLPAAIQAPIIVTFHAPNDPRYQFKDFYERVKAKGFILYPGKLTQVETFRVGCIGVVGPDGMQAAVNAVAQVLREMEVLDI; this comes from the coding sequence ATGAGCAACGCCCCTATCCTGTTGACCCCCGGTCCCTTGACCACTTCATCCCGCACCCGCCAAGCGATGATGGTGGACTGGGGTTCCTGGGACCAAGAATTCAATCAGCTGACCGCCAGCCTGTGCGAACAACTGCTGGCCATTGTCAACGGTGCCGACAGCCATCACTGTGTACCGCTGCAAGGCAGTGGCACTTTTGCCGTCGAAGCAGCAATCGGCACGCTGGTACCTCGTGACGGGAAGGTTCTGGTGCTGATCAACGGTGCCTATGGCCAGCGTCTGGCCAAGATCTGCAAAGTCATCGGCCGCGCCTACAGCACCTTCGAAACAGCTGAAGACGAGCCAACCACCGCAGCCGACGTCGATCGTCTGTTGGCCGCCGACCCTGCCATTACCCACGTGGCGTTGATTCACTGCGAAACCAGTACCGGCATCCTCAATCCGCTGCCAGAGATAGCCCAGGTCATCGCTCGCCACGGCAAGCGCCTTATCATCGATGCCATGAGTTCGTTTGGCGCCCTGCCAATCGATGCTGCGCAAGTGCCGTTCGATGCCTTGATCGCCGCCTCTGGCAAATGCCTGGAAGGCGTACCCGGCATGGGCTTCGTCTTCGCCAACAAGGCCTCTCTGGCAGCAGCGGCAGGCAATTCGCCATCCCTGGCCATGGACCTTCAGGACCAGCATGCCTACATGGCCAAGACTGGCCAGTGGCGCTTCACTCCGCCCACCCACGTGGTAGCGGCGTTGCACGAAGCCCTGCTTCAGTACAACGAGGAGGGCGGCCTGCCCGCCCGTCACCAACGCTATGCGAGCAATTGCAAAGTTCTGCTCGATGGTATGGCCGCAATCGGTCTGCGCAGCTTTCTGCCCGCCGCAATCCAGGCCCCGATCATCGTTACGTTCCACGCGCCGAATGACCCGCGCTACCAGTTCAAGGATTTCTACGAGCGGGTCAAGGCCAAAGGTTTCATCCTCTATCCGGGCAAGCTGACCCAAGTGGAAACGTTCCGCGTCGGCTGTATCGGTGTGGTCGGACCGGACGGCATGCAAGCCGCCGTGAATGCTGTAGCCCAAGTGCTGCGGGAAATGGAAGTACTGGATATCTAA
- the phnX gene encoding phosphonoacetaldehyde hydrolase: MNYSNPSQLQAAILDWAGTVVDFGSFAPTQIFVEAFAEFDVEVSIEEARGPMGMGKWDHIRTLCDQPQIAERYRKVFGRTPTDDDVTAIYERFMPLQIEKIAVHSALIPGALDTLTGLRKDGLKIGSCSGYPKVVMDKVVELAAQNGYVADHVVATDETPNGRPWPAQALANVIALGIDDVAACVKVDDTVPGILEGRRAGMWTVALVCSGNALGLTYEGYRALASDVLDSERKRIHAMFAGSRPHYLIDTINELPEVIADINKRLARGEVPQAV, encoded by the coding sequence ATGAACTACAGCAATCCATCGCAACTTCAAGCGGCAATCCTGGACTGGGCCGGCACCGTGGTCGACTTCGGCTCCTTCGCTCCAACCCAGATTTTTGTTGAAGCATTCGCCGAGTTCGACGTCGAAGTGTCTATCGAAGAGGCCCGTGGCCCGATGGGCATGGGCAAGTGGGACCACATTCGCACCTTGTGCGACCAGCCTCAGATTGCCGAGCGCTATCGTAAGGTGTTTGGCCGCACCCCTACTGATGACGACGTTACCGCCATCTACGAGCGCTTCATGCCCCTGCAGATTGAGAAAATCGCGGTGCATTCAGCGCTGATCCCAGGTGCTCTGGACACCCTCACCGGCCTGCGTAAAGACGGCCTGAAAATCGGTTCATGCTCCGGGTATCCGAAAGTGGTGATGGACAAGGTCGTCGAACTGGCCGCTCAGAATGGTTATGTCGCCGATCATGTGGTGGCCACCGATGAAACCCCAAATGGTCGCCCATGGCCTGCACAAGCCCTGGCAAACGTGATCGCCCTGGGTATTGATGACGTGGCAGCCTGCGTCAAGGTCGACGACACCGTTCCCGGCATCCTCGAAGGCCGCCGCGCCGGTATGTGGACCGTCGCACTGGTCTGTTCAGGTAATGCCCTGGGGCTGACGTACGAAGGCTATCGGGCCCTGGCCTCCGACGTGTTGGACAGCGAGCGCAAGCGCATCCATGCAATGTTCGCGGGCTCTCGCCCACACTACCTGATCGATACTATCAATGAGCTGCCAGAAGTCATCGCCGATATAAACAAGCGCCTGGCACGCGGCGAGGTGCCACAAGCGGTGTAA
- a CDS encoding NADPH-dependent FMN reductase: MSQVYSVAVVVGSLRKESFNRKVAHALAELAPSNLKLKIVEIGDLALYNEDIDVDPPAAYKTFREQIRASDAVLFVTPEYNRSVPGVLKNAIDVGSRPYGQSAWSAKPGAVISVSPGAVGGFGANHHLRQSLVFLDVPCMQQPEAYIGGAASLFDDDGKLSEKTRPFLQTFIDKYAAWVERHQG, translated from the coding sequence ATGAGCCAGGTTTATTCGGTAGCCGTCGTAGTCGGCAGCTTGCGCAAGGAGTCATTCAATCGCAAAGTTGCTCATGCACTGGCGGAGCTTGCGCCCTCGAACCTTAAACTGAAAATAGTCGAAATTGGCGATCTGGCGCTCTACAACGAAGACATCGATGTCGATCCGCCAGCGGCGTACAAGACCTTCCGCGAGCAGATTCGAGCAAGTGATGCGGTCCTGTTCGTCACCCCGGAGTACAATCGCTCGGTACCTGGGGTACTGAAGAACGCTATTGATGTGGGATCGCGACCCTATGGGCAGAGCGCCTGGAGCGCAAAGCCAGGGGCGGTGATCAGTGTGTCTCCCGGTGCGGTGGGTGGTTTCGGTGCTAACCACCATTTGCGTCAATCCCTGGTGTTTCTCGATGTGCCCTGCATGCAGCAGCCCGAGGCCTATATCGGTGGGGCGGCAAGCTTGTTCGATGACGACGGCAAGCTTTCCGAGAAAACCCGGCCGTTCTTGCAGACCTTTATCGACAAGTACGCAGCCTGGGTAGAACGCCATCAGGGTTGA
- a CDS encoding Orn/Lys/Arg decarboxylase N-terminal domain-containing protein, with amino-acid sequence MYKDLKFPVLIVHRDIKADTLAGERVRGIAQELSQDGFDILPAIDYAEGRLLASTHHGLACLLIAAEGAGENTHLLQNMVELIRLARLRAPHLPIFALGEQVTLENAPADVMSELNQLRGILYLFEDTVPFLARQVARAAHIYLDGLLPPFFKALVQHTAQSNYSWHTPGHGGGVAYRKSPVGLAFHQFFGENTLRSDLSVSVPELGSLLDHTGPLAAAEARAAKNFGADHTFFVINGTSTANKIVWHSVVGRDDLVLVDRNCHKSVVHAIIMTGAIPLYLCPERNELGIIGPIPLSEFSPQSILAKIQANPLARGRMPKVKLAVVTNSTYDGLCYNAELIKQMLGNSVEVLHFDEAWYAYAAFHDFFAGRYAMGTSRSEESPLVFSTHSTHKLLAAFSQASMIHVQDGGARQLDRDRFNEAFMMHISTSPQYSILASLDVASTMMEGPAGYSLMQEMFDEALSFRRAMANLRQHIADEDWWFSIWQPPQVEGMRQVNTADWLLRPQADWHGFGDVTDDYVLLDPVKVTLVMPGLSAGGALSEHGIPAAVVSKFLWERGLVVEKTGLYTFLVLFSMGITKGKWSTLLTELLEFKRNFDANTDLLECLPCIAREDLVRYQGLGLRDLCDQLHACYRRNATAKQLKRLFTSLPEVVMKPADAYDRMVRGEVEAVPIDQLLGRTAAVMLVPYPPGIPLVMPGERFTESTRSIIDYLAFAVAFASGFPGFVADVHGLQLQMYEQGGVYTVDCIKEYE; translated from the coding sequence ATGTACAAGGACCTCAAGTTTCCTGTCCTGATCGTTCACCGTGATATCAAGGCCGATACGCTTGCCGGCGAGCGTGTGCGCGGCATCGCCCAAGAGCTGTCTCAGGATGGCTTCGATATTCTACCGGCCATTGATTACGCTGAAGGTCGACTACTGGCTTCAACTCATCACGGGCTGGCGTGCCTACTGATCGCAGCGGAAGGCGCCGGAGAAAACACGCATTTGCTGCAGAACATGGTCGAGTTGATTCGCCTGGCTCGGTTGCGTGCACCCCACTTGCCGATTTTCGCCCTGGGTGAACAGGTGACATTGGAGAATGCACCTGCCGATGTCATGAGCGAACTGAACCAGTTGCGTGGCATTCTTTACTTGTTCGAGGACACCGTGCCATTTCTGGCGCGCCAAGTCGCACGCGCCGCGCACATTTATCTGGACGGTCTGCTGCCACCGTTTTTCAAAGCCTTGGTGCAGCACACGGCGCAATCCAACTATTCCTGGCACACCCCTGGTCATGGTGGCGGTGTAGCCTATCGTAAAAGTCCGGTCGGGCTGGCGTTTCATCAGTTTTTTGGCGAGAACACCCTGCGCTCGGACCTTTCCGTTTCGGTTCCTGAGCTCGGCTCATTGCTGGACCACACAGGCCCGCTGGCTGCCGCCGAAGCCCGAGCGGCAAAAAACTTTGGTGCCGATCACACCTTCTTTGTCATCAATGGCACTTCAACGGCTAACAAAATCGTCTGGCATTCTGTGGTCGGACGCGATGACCTGGTCCTCGTGGACCGCAATTGCCACAAGTCGGTGGTGCACGCCATTATCATGACCGGTGCGATCCCTTTGTACTTGTGTCCCGAACGAAATGAACTGGGGATCATCGGGCCAATTCCATTGAGTGAGTTCAGCCCCCAGTCGATTCTTGCCAAGATCCAGGCCAACCCCCTTGCCCGCGGGCGCATGCCCAAAGTAAAACTGGCTGTGGTCACCAACTCCACATACGACGGGCTTTGCTACAACGCCGAACTGATCAAGCAGATGCTGGGCAACAGTGTCGAGGTATTGCATTTCGATGAAGCCTGGTATGCCTACGCGGCATTCCATGATTTTTTTGCCGGGCGCTACGCCATGGGGACTTCCCGTAGCGAGGAAAGTCCGCTGGTCTTCAGTACGCACTCGACGCACAAGCTGCTGGCTGCCTTCAGCCAGGCATCCATGATTCATGTGCAAGATGGTGGCGCCCGACAGCTTGACCGTGACCGCTTCAACGAAGCATTCATGATGCATATTTCCACATCGCCGCAGTACAGCATCCTGGCCTCGCTGGATGTTGCCTCGACGATGATGGAGGGGCCGGCGGGATATTCATTGATGCAGGAAATGTTCGATGAGGCGTTGAGCTTTCGCCGTGCCATGGCCAATTTACGCCAGCACATTGCAGATGAGGATTGGTGGTTCAGCATCTGGCAGCCTCCTCAGGTCGAAGGCATGCGTCAGGTAAACACCGCAGATTGGTTGTTGCGACCGCAGGCCGATTGGCACGGATTCGGCGATGTGACGGACGACTATGTGTTGCTCGACCCGGTCAAGGTCACTCTGGTCATGCCTGGACTTAGCGCGGGCGGGGCATTGAGTGAGCATGGCATTCCAGCCGCGGTGGTCAGCAAGTTTCTCTGGGAGCGTGGTCTGGTGGTTGAAAAAACCGGGCTCTACACTTTTCTTGTGCTGTTTTCGATGGGCATCACCAAGGGTAAATGGAGCACCTTGTTGACTGAGCTGTTGGAGTTCAAGCGTAACTTCGATGCCAACACGGATCTGCTCGAATGCTTGCCTTGTATCGCCCGAGAGGATCTGGTGCGCTATCAGGGGCTGGGGCTGCGCGACCTGTGCGATCAGTTGCACGCCTGTTACCGCAGAAACGCCACTGCCAAACAGTTAAAACGCTTGTTCACGTCATTGCCCGAAGTGGTCATGAAGCCCGCTGATGCCTACGACCGGATGGTGCGTGGAGAAGTGGAAGCCGTGCCGATTGACCAGTTGCTGGGCCGCACCGCCGCGGTGATGTTGGTGCCTTACCCCCCGGGTATTCCATTGGTCATGCCTGGCGAGCGCTTTACTGAATCGACCCGGTCCATCATCGATTACCTGGCGTTTGCCGTAGCATTTGCCAGCGGTTTTCCGGGTTTCGTCGCCGATGTACACGGACTGCAGTTGCAGATGTACGAGCAAGGAGGGGTATACACCGTCGATTGCATCAAGGAATACGAATGA
- the dnaQ gene encoding DNA polymerase III subunit epsilon: MEIQSNRSVVLDTETTGMPVTDGHRVIEIGCVELMGRRLTGRHFHVYLQPDRESDEGAIGVHGITDGFLIDKPRFAEVADEFFEFIQGAQLIIHNAAFDVGFINNEFALVGQHERADISQHCTILDTLMMARSRHPGQRNSLDALCKRYGIDNSGRELHGALLDSELLADVYLSMTGGQTSLSLAGQGADGEEGSESSRGSEIRRIIGRQPGRIIRASEQELEAHVARLEAVAKSTGGPALWQQLSEAN; the protein is encoded by the coding sequence GTGGAGATTCAAAGCAACAGGTCGGTCGTCCTGGACACCGAAACCACGGGTATGCCGGTCACCGACGGCCATCGTGTCATTGAGATCGGCTGCGTCGAATTGATGGGCCGGCGCCTCACCGGACGACACTTTCACGTTTACCTGCAGCCTGACCGCGAGAGTGACGAAGGCGCCATTGGCGTCCACGGCATCACCGACGGCTTCCTGATCGACAAGCCGCGTTTTGCCGAAGTGGCCGATGAGTTCTTCGAGTTCATTCAGGGCGCGCAACTGATCATCCATAACGCAGCGTTCGACGTTGGCTTCATCAACAACGAGTTCGCGCTGGTCGGTCAGCACGAGCGTGCCGATATCTCTCAGCACTGCACCATTCTCGATACCTTGATGATGGCGCGTTCCCGCCATCCGGGGCAGCGCAACAGCCTTGATGCGTTGTGCAAGCGATACGGTATCGATAACTCCGGCCGTGAATTGCACGGTGCACTGCTTGACTCGGAGCTATTGGCCGATGTTTACCTGAGCATGACCGGTGGCCAGACCAGCTTGTCACTGGCTGGGCAGGGCGCTGATGGTGAGGAAGGCAGCGAGAGCAGCCGGGGCAGCGAAATTCGTCGTATTATCGGTCGTCAACCGGGCCGCATCATTCGTGCCAGCGAGCAGGAGCTTGAGGCGCATGTGGCGCGGTTGGAGGCCGTTGCCAAATCCACTGGCGGCCCGGCGTTGTGGCAGCAGTTGTCCGAGGCCAACTAG
- the rnhA gene encoding ribonuclease HI — protein MSDSVEIFTDGACKGNPGPGGWGVLMVCKGVEKELWGGELETTNNRMELMAAIKGLEALKRECEVLLVTDSQYVMKGINEWMVNWKKRGWKTAAKEPVKNADLWKQLDEQVGRHKVTWKWVRGHIGHHGNERADQLANRGVDEVRGLR, from the coding sequence ATGAGCGATAGCGTCGAAATCTTTACCGATGGTGCCTGCAAGGGCAATCCCGGCCCAGGTGGGTGGGGCGTGTTGATGGTCTGCAAGGGCGTCGAGAAGGAGCTGTGGGGCGGTGAGCTCGAGACCACCAACAACCGCATGGAACTGATGGCGGCAATCAAGGGCCTGGAAGCACTCAAGCGTGAATGCGAAGTGCTATTGGTCACTGACTCGCAGTATGTGATGAAAGGCATCAACGAGTGGATGGTCAACTGGAAAAAGCGTGGTTGGAAAACAGCCGCCAAGGAGCCGGTTAAAAACGCCGACCTCTGGAAACAGCTTGATGAGCAGGTTGGGCGCCACAAGGTGACCTGGAAGTGGGTGCGTGGCCACATCGGCCATCATGGCAATGAACGCGCTGACCAATTGGCCAATCGCGGCGTTGACGAGGTGCGCGGGCTGCGCTGA
- a CDS encoding methyltransferase domain-containing protein, whose protein sequence is MTDQAFAQADPQWLALISLARDWFAGPLGQLMLHEEQRLLEEELGRYFGGYLVHYGPCAEAPPKAAQVQRNVRLGAPLPGVEIVCEEQAWPLSEHAADVVVLQHGLDFSLSPHGLLREAASSVRPGGHLLIIGINPWSSWGMRRVFAHDALRKARCISPSRVGDWLNLLGFALEKRRFGCYRPPLASPAWQQRLAGWERVAGGWQGAGGGVYLLVARKMVVGLRPLRLERREPMGKLIPLPMAKVNRRHSEP, encoded by the coding sequence ATGACTGATCAAGCCTTCGCACAGGCCGATCCGCAGTGGCTGGCGCTGATCAGCCTGGCCCGCGACTGGTTCGCCGGCCCTCTGGGGCAATTGATGTTGCATGAGGAACAACGCCTGCTCGAGGAGGAGTTGGGACGCTACTTCGGCGGCTATCTGGTGCACTACGGTCCGTGTGCCGAGGCACCGCCCAAGGCGGCTCAAGTGCAACGAAACGTGCGCTTGGGTGCGCCGCTGCCGGGCGTCGAAATTGTCTGCGAAGAGCAAGCGTGGCCGTTGAGCGAACATGCCGCCGACGTGGTGGTGCTGCAGCATGGTCTGGACTTCAGCCTGTCGCCTCACGGTTTGCTGCGCGAAGCCGCCAGCAGCGTGCGTCCAGGGGGGCATTTGTTGATCATTGGTATCAATCCCTGGAGCAGTTGGGGCATGCGCCGGGTATTTGCCCATGATGCCTTGCGCAAGGCTCGCTGTATTTCCCCGTCACGAGTGGGTGACTGGCTGAACCTGCTGGGTTTCGCGCTGGAGAAACGCCGCTTCGGGTGCTATCGTCCGCCGCTTGCGTCCCCGGCCTGGCAGCAGCGTCTGGCGGGCTGGGAGCGCGTAGCAGGTGGCTGGCAAGGTGCCGGTGGCGGTGTGTATCTGCTGGTGGCGCGCAAAATGGTGGTTGGCTTGCGGCCACTGCGCCTGGAGCGTCGTGAGCCGATGGGCAAACTGATCCCCTTGCCGATGGCAAAAGTCAATCGACGCCATTCCGAACCTTGA
- the gloB gene encoding hydroxyacylglutathione hydrolase — MIQIDALPAFTDNYIWLLQDSANQHCAVVDPGDAAPVLAWLERHPGWRLTDILVTHHHHDHVGGVEQLKQTTGARVCGPAQERIPGRDLALDDHASVRVLGLDLQIIAVPGHTLGHIAYYCDSTATPLLFCGDTLFAAGCGRLFEGTPEQMHHSLQRLAALPAQTLVYCTHEYTLSNLRFAKAVEPENPHIAQRFTDVTELRAHDRITLPSTLALEKLTNPFLRTTETSVKEKLDERSTLINPTPSAVFAGLRAWKDKF; from the coding sequence ATGATACAGATCGATGCCCTACCTGCTTTCACCGATAACTACATCTGGTTGTTACAGGATTCTGCCAACCAGCACTGTGCGGTGGTCGACCCGGGCGATGCGGCACCGGTGCTGGCCTGGCTCGAACGCCACCCTGGCTGGCGCCTGACCGACATCTTGGTCACGCACCACCATCACGACCACGTCGGTGGTGTCGAGCAACTCAAGCAAACGACAGGCGCACGGGTTTGCGGCCCAGCGCAGGAGCGCATTCCAGGCCGCGACCTGGCCTTGGACGACCACGCAAGCGTGCGCGTTCTGGGCCTGGACCTCCAGATCATCGCCGTACCAGGACACACCTTGGGACACATTGCCTATTATTGCGATTCCACCGCCACGCCGCTGCTGTTCTGTGGTGACACCCTGTTCGCCGCCGGATGCGGTCGCTTGTTCGAAGGCACCCCCGAGCAAATGCATCACTCCCTCCAACGCTTGGCAGCTCTTCCAGCGCAAACCTTGGTGTATTGCACCCATGAGTACACCCTGAGCAACCTGCGCTTTGCCAAGGCGGTAGAACCGGAAAATCCGCACATTGCTCAACGCTTCACCGACGTTACCGAGTTACGGGCACACGATCGCATCACGTTGCCATCAACCCTGGCATTGGAAAAGCTCACCAACCCCTTTTTGCGCACTACCGAAACATCCGTTAAAGAAAAATTAGACGAACGGAGCACCCTGATAAACCCTACGCCAAGTGCTGTCTTTGCTGGGTTACGCGCCTGGAAAGACAAGTTCTAA